In Bombus fervidus isolate BK054 chromosome 13, iyBomFerv1, whole genome shotgun sequence, a single genomic region encodes these proteins:
- the LOC139993444 gene encoding G2/mitotic-specific cyclin-B: MALRNRTALTNIVNQENTKNLKSSVTTIPGKTKRAALGEIGNKVNTLRGIEPIDRTSLLIKDKKPIIAPKQAIKPPERATEKLPVQIVKPVIKVAVPHENVVSLPAKKEVQSFSSDLLAVEDIDEEDKGNPSLVSIYSNDIYEYLRTLESMYPISKGYLSGQEVTPKMRSVLIDWLVDVHQQFHLMQETLYLTVAIIDRFLQAFRSIDRKRLQLVGVTAMFIASKYEEMYSPDINDFVYITDNAYSKVEILQMEMLIVKTLDYSFGRPLPLHFLRRYSKAGKALPIHHTMAKYFLEQSLVHYEVCHYPPSLIAAAAIYLAFLIIDNDDEDQQKVVWTNTLAHYSTYSKDDVFPVVRETASIIVNADKIKYQAVRKKYAQAKCMKISTRPELRSATLDLLATADKSAV; encoded by the exons ATGGCTTTAAGAAATAGGACCGCGCTCACG aatATTGTAAATcaagaaaatacaaagaatCTTAAGTCTTCTGTGACCACAATACCTGGGAAGACAAAAAGAGCTGCTTTGGGTGAAATAGGAAACAAAGTGAATACATTAAGAGGCATAGAACCCATTGATAGAACTAGCTTGCTAATAAAAGACAAGAAACCGATTATAGCCCCAAAACAAGCTATCAAACCACCAGAAAGAGCAACTGAGAAACTACCTGTACAAATAGTTAAACCTGTAATAAAGGTTGCAGTTCCTCACGAGAATGTGGTATCACTACCTGCTAAAAAGGAGGTTCAGTCATTCTCCTCAGATCTATTAGCAGTTGAAGATATTGATGAAGAAGATAAAGGAAATCCTAGTCTAGTTTCTATTTATAGTAATGACATTTATGAATACTTAAGAACTCTAGAAAGTATGTATCCCATTTCAAAAGGATATCTATCTGGACAAGAAGTTACGCCAAAAATGAGGAGTGTACTTATAGATTGGTTAGTGGATGTACACcaacaatttcatttaatgCAAGAAACATTATACCTAACTGTTGCTATCATTGATAGATTTTTACAG GCTTTTCGCTCAATAGATAGGAAAAGATTACAATTGGTTGGTGTGACTGCTATGTTTATTGCTAGCAAGTATGAAGAAATGTATTCTCCAGATATAAATGATTTTGTATATATCACAGATAATGCATACTCGAAAgtagaaatattacaaatggAAATGCTTATTGTAAAAACATTAGATTATTCTTTTGGTAGACCATTACCCTTACATTTCCTAAGGAGGTACAGCAAAGCTGGAAag GCACTCCCAATACATCATACAATGgctaaatattttctagaaCAAAGCTTAGTTCACTATGAAGTGTGCCACTATCCACCAAGCCTTATTGCAGCTGCAGCAATATATTTAGCTTTCCT AATTATTGATAATGATGACGAAGACCAGCAAAAGGTTGTCTGGACAAATACCTTGGCACATTACAGTACCTATTCCAAGGACGACGTATTCCCTGTAGTACGGGAAACAGCAAGTATTATAGTTAATGCGGATAAAATTAAGTATCAAGCTGTGAGAAAGAAATATGCCCAAGCAAAGTGCATGAAGATTAGTACTCGACCCGAACTTAGATCAGCAACATTAGATTTATTAGCTACTGCAGATAAAAGCGCagtataa
- the LOC139993440 gene encoding uncharacterized protein isoform X2: MNSTDITDEDEDVVIKGSSLYEHLCKLGYTDFESVTIQKQVPKNEKKYLKLFDCIFNVKNIFKKLYSIYLGIIQNDFFDLCKKGLKILKYGYKIKLHQGKSSQQFSDLTAGRLKYLQPIMENLVKYLGVIACIYYHTSLTLIKLLPVDTCNEDLLTRFDSKSFEIHGEINYQKLKTLYHTYILTQSEMLYLLTIAYDNYTWQQSYKKIPELQLAYIIRFLIMYLSIYKNKLSEHIDAYYSFKLEPISYKYRGPDSSKWQDLYMHLYLASNKLQLAYSHILSILQDIDNDVIENVTNEGCMENTMQKLTAAQKSIDTAKDFIEFSSIFLVKSQNSGSTINCLETNIPMLNANSNIHIVTDSEPEIMDEVFEEYIREEYLKPLSEEADEISLYSSKRDKTLFKNFMVELKDALVDKKKSMSERESKALERMYKTITKTSTSDDQHQQIPTSPPMPSFNTSSLIKSNNKISNYGTKPQLHALPEKSNVAQSIIKSEEDLKGKNMDDTLIEEMSLSNIIHLPKESEFSSLLPPPFLKAKEETFIGSGENSEDEEITVENK; this comes from the exons ATGAATTCTACTGATATTACTGATGAAGACGAAGATGTTGtcataaaa ggTTCGTCATTATACGaacatttatgtaaattagGTTATACCGACTTTGAAAGTGTAACAATACAAAAACAAGTAcctaaaaatgaaaagaagtaTCTTAAATTATTT gattgtatatttaatgtaaaaaatatttttaaaaaattatattctatatacttGGGAATAATTcag AATGATTTCTTTGATCTTTGTAAGAAGGGactgaaaattttgaaatatgggtataaaataaaattgcaccAAGGGAAAAGTTCCCAACAATTTTC TGATCTCACAGCAGGTAGACTGAAATATTTGCAACCcataatggaaaatttagtaaaatatttggGAGTTATTGCTTGCATCTATTATCATACTTCTTTAACTCTTATAAAACTGCTACCAGTAGATACTTGTAATGAAGATTTATTAACGAGATTTGATAGTAAATCATTTGAAATACATggtgaaataaattatcaaaaattgaag ACTCTATATCATACTTATATCCTCACTCAGTCTGAGATGTTGTATTTATTAACTATAGCATACGATAATTATACTTGGCAGCAATCATACAAGAAAATTCCTGAATTACAATTGGCCTATATCATACGTTTTTTAATCATGTATTTAAGCATATATAAAAACAAGTTATCAGAACACATTGATGCTTATTATAGTTTTAAACTAGAACCCATATCATATAAATACAG aGGTCCAGATTCATCTAAATGGCAAGATTTATATATGCACCTCTATTTAGCTTCTAATAAATTACAGTTGGCTTACAGCCACATATTATCAATACTCCAAGATATTGATAACGATGTAATTGAAAATGTAACAAACGAAGGTTGTATGGAGAACACAATGCAGAAGTTAACTGCAGCTCAAAAAAGTATTGACACTGCAAAAGATTTTATTGAGTTTAGTAGTATATTTCTTGTAAAATCGCAAAATAGTGGTTCTACAATTAACTGTTTGGAAACGAATATTCCAATGTTAAATGCAAATTCAAATATCCACATTGTAACTGATTCGGAACCGGAAATTATGGATGAGGTATTTGAAGAATATATTAGGGAAGAATATTTGAAACCTTTGAGTGAAGAAGCCGACGAAATATCACTGTACAGTTCTAAACGAGATAAAacgttgtttaaaaattttatggtTGAATTAAAGGACGCTTTAGTGGATAAGAAAAAATCTATGTCTGAAAGAGAATCAAAGGCACTTGAGCGAATGTATAAAACTATAACAAAAACAAGTACTTCAGATGATCAGCATCAGCAAATTCCCACATCTCCACCCATGCCTTCCTTTAATACTTCTTCTTTAATAaagagtaataataaaatttctaattatggAACAAAACCGCAATTACATGCATTACCTGAAAAATCTAATGTTGCTCAATCGATTATTAAAAGTGAAGAAGatttaaaaggaaagaatatgGATGACACATTAATAGAAGAAATGTCActaagtaatattatacatttaccAAAAGAATCAGAGTTTTCATCTCTTTTACCACCACCATTTTTAAAAgcaaaagaagaaactttTATAGGAAGCGGTGAAAATTCTGAGGATGAAGAAATTACAGtggagaataaataa
- the Elp1 gene encoding elongator complex protein 1 — MKNLVVKQRTSRLLNILENQISNVRDLKILYTVDSTNDDFYMLLKNKLCKIPSNYVEDISFFEIDENLEFIGLEYCSVTQELYGVCKSGNIIRINVEPEFRYELMIDLNTDLQCMKLSPDHEIIILVTISGIVITMVSTFEIISEVDLHAQYFGQKQFVTVGWGKKETQFHGSEGKKAAISKPTEICENDLDDGLYKITWRDDGLLFAVGFLHPQNKVRQFKVFNREGILQYTSEITNGLEESLSWKPSGSLIAATQISQNKHLVVFFEKNGLKHREFSLPFKPKEIRVKDLFWSADSEILTIWCQIQADSSSVLQLWTENNYHWYLKQTIKFPTDNSLICATWSTTSCFKKLIVLTYKELITFDYNWSVDHSRGITVHDKSVIGIINGNKSLMTGLRVGIVPPPMAHKTLETSESINAIVFAPDVKGKATWIDSNAFFCVSASKKLIFYKYLVDSFLLDYEHVGTYDIKWDILLEHKNFFYDMHHFLWLNENNVLCSLSINDQSFLCVLMLSAIEDQTQGQVILRQIHIMDGLIQHIVRSPDSDEAYIIIDNSIIKYTKETELVPVDTQLQGYTYKVEVVKIGTKHMVLSLYHRNCFAINGKQIANNITSFFVHSEFLLLTTAQNTLICINLNENDFEELIKQDLTVKPWENGLDDKSFSDVNIRRVERGSQLIAAIPKDSKVVLQMPRGNLECIQPRALSLYIIGFYLDNCNYLSAFDLMRRQRINLNLIYDYNPKRFIENANKFVEQVSKASWLSLFLSELADEDVTTTIYANYYRRHQSESRNLEINKIESICSLLRNIMEERNNSDNLIQPILISLVKDKKKQGIEAALTKIKEIQKLEENRAGYEEHIMSDEALKYLLYIMDVNILFDIALGMYDFDLTMFIASKSQKDPKEYIPFLNGLKKLDENYMKYSIDLHLKRYESALEHIAKEPNKFNECINLIRNYNLYTKALKLFEKKSKMYKEVARSYGEYLLNKQHYHEAGIMFHRSGDIKEALNAYKLASCWQDVIILSTQMELSETEKHEIYQDLVERLKTDKKYEEAAHILMNYFKNAKEAIISLCNGKQWKDAVRIAHDTKNLDLIECHIKPSIYEYADHALSQIKKNRQDFERYKLRLATVRHNISQRNMKSYNEILCDNELICNNGISDILSDTSSVVSSTLSQRSRLSTISGKSYRSSKNRRKQERKFLSLKEGSVFEDLALIQTLYQIISNMYKERDDLHILIQMLLYFDDDEYAEKIQNSMEELLLIIEKSKSEIWDKSAASSLAEMENTELMTMTDSQGFSTCYKLVESYITHPPVANSSPWKLNIFY, encoded by the exons atgaagAATTTGGTAGTGAAACAACGCACTAGTCGTCTTTTAAATATCCtagaaaatcaaatttcaaatgtaagagatttaaaaatattgtatactGTTGACTCAACTAATGATGATTTTTACatgcttttaaaaaataagttaTGTAAAATTCCATCGAATTATGTGGAAGACATAAGTTTCTTCgaaattgatgaaaatttAGAATTCATCGGTTTGGAATATTGTAGTGTAACACAAGAACTATATGGTGTCTGTAAATCTGGCAATATTATAAGAATAAATGTAGAACCTGAATTTAGATACGAATTAATGATTGATTTAAACACAGATTTACAATGCATGAAACTAAGTCCAGATCATGAAATAATCATATTAGTTACAATTAGTGGTATTGTGATTACAATGGTATCTACTTTTGAAATAATCTCAGAGGTAGATCTGCATGCACAATATTTTGGTCAAAAGCAATTTGTAACTGTTGGTTGGGGTAAGAAGGAAACTCAGTTTCATGGTTCAGAAGGAAAAAAAGCAGCAATATCTAAGCCAACAGAAATATGTGAAAACGATCTAGATGAtggattatataaaataacttgGCGTGATGATGGTTTGTTATTTGCTGTTGGTTTCTTACATCCCCAAAATAAAGTTAGACAGTTTAAAGTATTCAATAGAGAAGGTATTTTACAATACACCAGTGAAATCACTAATGGTTTGGAAGAGTCATTGTCATGGAAACCATCTGGTAGTTTGATTGCAGCAACACAGATTTCACAAAACAAACACCTTGTTGTATTCTTTGAGAAGAATGGTTTAAAACACAGAGAATTTTCACTTCCTTTTAAACCAAAAGAAATTAGG GTGAAAGATTTATTTTGGTCTGCAGATTCAGAAATTTTGACTATTTGGTGTCAAATTCAGGCAGATTCTTCTTCAGTTCTACAACTATGgacagaaaataattatcattgGTATTTGAAACAAACTATTAAATTTCCCACAGATAACTCACTGATATGTGCCACATGGAGTACAACATCTTGTTTTAAAAAGCTGATTGTTTTAACATACAAAGAACTTATCACATTTGACTATAATTGGTCTGTTGATCATAGTAGAGGCATAACTGTACATGATAAATCTGTTATTGGCATCATTAATGGAAATAAGTCATTAATGACTGGTCTTAGAGTAGGAATTGTACCACCACCAATGGCACATAAAACTTTAGAAACTTCTGAGTCCATAAATGCTATTGTTTTTGCACCTGATGTAAAAGGCAAAGCTACCTGGATAGACAGCAATGCATTCTTCTGTGTTTCTGccagtaaaaaattaatattttacaagtatttagtg gatTCATTCCTCTTAGACTATGAACATGTTGGAACATATGATATTAAGTGGGATATTCTACTAGagcataaaaatttcttttacgatATGCATCACTTTTTATGGCTTAATGAAAACAACGTTTTATGTTCATTATCAATAAATGATCAGAGTTTCCTTTGTGTTTTGATGTTAAGTGCAATAGAAGATCAAACACAGGGACAAGTTATATTGAG GCAAATACACATTATGGATGGTTTAATTCAACACATAGTTCGTTCTCCAGATTCAGATGAagcatatataattatagacaattccattataaaatatacaaaagaaacagAACTAGTTCCAGTTGATACACAATTGCAAGGATATACTTATAAAGTAGAAGTTGTGAAAATTGGTACAAAGCACATGGTACTGTCATTATATCACAGGAACTGTTTTGCAATTAATGGAAAGCAAATTGCTAACAATATCACAAGTTTTTTCGTTCACTCGGAATTTTTACTTCTTACAACTGCACAAAATACTTTAATATGCATTAACTTGAACGAGAATGACTTTGAAGAATTAATAAAGCAAGATTTGACTGTAAAGCCATGGGAAAATGGACTCGATGATAAGTCATTTTCAG atGTGAATATTAGAAGAGTGGAAAGGGGATCTCAATTGATTGCAGCTATTCCTAAAGATTCCAAAGTTGTTTTGCAAATGCCTCGTGGAAACCTAGAATGCATTCAACCAAGGGCATTGTCTTTATATATTATCGGATTTTACTTAgataattgcaattatttatCTGCCTTCGATTTAATGCGGAGACAACGAATAAACTTGAACTTGATCTATGACTATAATCCAAAAAGATTTATCGAGAATGCAAATAAATTCGTGGAACAAGTTTCCAAAGCAAGTTGGTTGAGTTTATTCTTGTCTGAGTTAGCAGATGAAGATGTTACCACGACGATATATGCAAATTACTATCGAAGACATCAGTCAGAATCCAGAAaccttgaaataaataaaattgaatcaaTTTGCAGTTTACTGCGAAACATTATGGAAGAAAGGAACAACTCTGATAATTTAATTCAACCAATATTAATCAGTTTggtgaaagataaaaaaaagcaAGGAATAGAAGCTGCGCTAacgaaaataaaggaaattcAGAAGTTAGAGGAAAACCGTGCTGGATATGAGGAACACATAATGTCTGATGAAGCACTAAAATATCTGTTATACATAATGGATGTGAATATACTATTTGATATAGCTTTAGGAATGTATGATTTTGATTTGACTATGTTCATTGCTTCTAAGTCACAAAAAGATCCCAAAGAATATATTCCATTTCTTAATGGCTTGAAAAAGCTTGATgagaattatatgaaatattctattgATTTACATTTGAAACGTTATGAGTCTGCTCTTGAACATATTGCGAAAGAACCAAACAAATTTAACGAATGTATAAATCTGATACGCAATTATAATCTGTATACAAAagctttaaaattatttgagaaGAAAAGCAAAATGTATAAGGAGGTAGCCAGAAGTTACGgtgaatatttattgaataaacAACACTATCATGAAGCTGGAATTATGTTTCATAGATCTGGTGATATCAAAGAAGCTTTAAATGCTTATAAATTAGCTAGTTGTTGGCAAGATGTTATTATACTATCTACTCAAATGGAACTAAG tgAAACAGAAAAACACGAGATTTATCAGGATCTTGTAGAACGTCTAAAAACTGATAAAAAGTATGAGGAAGCTGCacatattttaatgaattatttcaaaaatgcGAAGGAAGCTATAATCTCTTTATGTAATGGTAAACAATGGAAAGATGCTGTAAGAATTGCGCATGATACCAAAAATCTAGATTTGATTG aatgtCATATAAAACCTAGTATATACGAATATGCAGATCACGCTCTatcacaaataaaaaaaaatagacaaGATTTTGAGCGATATAAATTGCGTCTTGCAACAGTCAGGCACAATATTTCTCAGAGAAACATGAAATCGTACAATGAAATACTTTGTGACAATGAATTGATATGTAATAACGGCATTTCAGATATTCTTAGCGATACAAGTAGCGTTGTTAGTTCAACATTGAGTCAAAGATCGAGATTGTCTACTATCTCTGG AAAAAGTTATAGATCGAGCAAAAATCGAAGAAAGCAGGAAAGgaaatttttaagtttaaaAGAAGGCAGTGTCTTCGAGGATCTGGCATTAATACAAACTTTGTATCAAATTATCAGCAATATGTACAAAGAACGAG ATGATTTGCACATATTGATACAAATGCTTTTGTATTTCGATGACGATGAATATGcggaaaaaatacaaaattccatGGAAGAGTTacttttaataatagaaaaaagtaAATCTGAAATCTGGGATAAATCTGCAGCTTCAAGCTTAGCAGAAATG gAAAATACAGAACTTATGACGATGACAGATTCACAAGGATTCTCTACCTGTTATAAATTAGTTG AATCTTATATTACACATCCACCGGTAGCTAATTCTTCACCTTGGAAATTGAACatattttactaa
- the LOC139993440 gene encoding uncharacterized protein isoform X1 encodes MNSTDITDEDEDVVIKGSSLYEHLCKLGYTDFESVTIQKQVPKNEKKYLKLFDCIFNVKNIFKKLYSIYLGIIQDDSISYKQVETILNAKILLNDHGCAIHSFLDKYEYKPWRTITSKFILFGTILSSSVYMSYNTQYKSSASLFALAVLYCISYIEFLRIRAHRDLKSIVSLQNDFFDLCKKGLKILKYGYKIKLHQGKSSQQFSDLTAGRLKYLQPIMENLVKYLGVIACIYYHTSLTLIKLLPVDTCNEDLLTRFDSKSFEIHGEINYQKLKTLYHTYILTQSEMLYLLTIAYDNYTWQQSYKKIPELQLAYIIRFLIMYLSIYKNKLSEHIDAYYSFKLEPISYKYRGPDSSKWQDLYMHLYLASNKLQLAYSHILSILQDIDNDVIENVTNEGCMENTMQKLTAAQKSIDTAKDFIEFSSIFLVKSQNSGSTINCLETNIPMLNANSNIHIVTDSEPEIMDEVFEEYIREEYLKPLSEEADEISLYSSKRDKTLFKNFMVELKDALVDKKKSMSERESKALERMYKTITKTSTSDDQHQQIPTSPPMPSFNTSSLIKSNNKISNYGTKPQLHALPEKSNVAQSIIKSEEDLKGKNMDDTLIEEMSLSNIIHLPKESEFSSLLPPPFLKAKEETFIGSGENSEDEEITVENK; translated from the exons ATGAATTCTACTGATATTACTGATGAAGACGAAGATGTTGtcataaaa ggTTCGTCATTATACGaacatttatgtaaattagGTTATACCGACTTTGAAAGTGTAACAATACAAAAACAAGTAcctaaaaatgaaaagaagtaTCTTAAATTATTT gattgtatatttaatgtaaaaaatatttttaaaaaattatattctatatacttGGGAATAATTcag GATGATAGTATATCCTACAAACAGGTGGAAACTATTTTAAAtgcaaaaattcttttaaatgatCATGGTTGTGCAATACATAGTTTTCTtgataaatatgaatataaaccATGGAG GACTATaacatcaaaatttattttatttggcACTATTTTATCATCTTCAGTCTATATGTCTTATAATACCCAATATAAAAGTTCAGCTAGTTTATTTGCATTAGCTGTATTATATTGCATTagttatatagaatttttgaGAATAAGGGCACATAGAGATCTAAAATCCATTGTGTCTTTACAGAATGATTTCTTTGATCTTTGTAAGAAGGGactgaaaattttgaaatatgggtataaaataaaattgcaccAAGGGAAAAGTTCCCAACAATTTTC TGATCTCACAGCAGGTAGACTGAAATATTTGCAACCcataatggaaaatttagtaaaatatttggGAGTTATTGCTTGCATCTATTATCATACTTCTTTAACTCTTATAAAACTGCTACCAGTAGATACTTGTAATGAAGATTTATTAACGAGATTTGATAGTAAATCATTTGAAATACATggtgaaataaattatcaaaaattgaag ACTCTATATCATACTTATATCCTCACTCAGTCTGAGATGTTGTATTTATTAACTATAGCATACGATAATTATACTTGGCAGCAATCATACAAGAAAATTCCTGAATTACAATTGGCCTATATCATACGTTTTTTAATCATGTATTTAAGCATATATAAAAACAAGTTATCAGAACACATTGATGCTTATTATAGTTTTAAACTAGAACCCATATCATATAAATACAG aGGTCCAGATTCATCTAAATGGCAAGATTTATATATGCACCTCTATTTAGCTTCTAATAAATTACAGTTGGCTTACAGCCACATATTATCAATACTCCAAGATATTGATAACGATGTAATTGAAAATGTAACAAACGAAGGTTGTATGGAGAACACAATGCAGAAGTTAACTGCAGCTCAAAAAAGTATTGACACTGCAAAAGATTTTATTGAGTTTAGTAGTATATTTCTTGTAAAATCGCAAAATAGTGGTTCTACAATTAACTGTTTGGAAACGAATATTCCAATGTTAAATGCAAATTCAAATATCCACATTGTAACTGATTCGGAACCGGAAATTATGGATGAGGTATTTGAAGAATATATTAGGGAAGAATATTTGAAACCTTTGAGTGAAGAAGCCGACGAAATATCACTGTACAGTTCTAAACGAGATAAAacgttgtttaaaaattttatggtTGAATTAAAGGACGCTTTAGTGGATAAGAAAAAATCTATGTCTGAAAGAGAATCAAAGGCACTTGAGCGAATGTATAAAACTATAACAAAAACAAGTACTTCAGATGATCAGCATCAGCAAATTCCCACATCTCCACCCATGCCTTCCTTTAATACTTCTTCTTTAATAaagagtaataataaaatttctaattatggAACAAAACCGCAATTACATGCATTACCTGAAAAATCTAATGTTGCTCAATCGATTATTAAAAGTGAAGAAGatttaaaaggaaagaatatgGATGACACATTAATAGAAGAAATGTCActaagtaatattatacatttaccAAAAGAATCAGAGTTTTCATCTCTTTTACCACCACCATTTTTAAAAgcaaaagaagaaactttTATAGGAAGCGGTGAAAATTCTGAGGATGAAGAAATTACAGtggagaataaataa
- the LOC139993453 gene encoding vacuolar protein sorting-associated protein 26C: MTINIDIKLKRASKIYHEGEIVAGFILLQTNSDVKHDGIFLSMEGSVNLQLSSKNFGIFEAFYNSVKPIQLVQYTLDVAPSGKIPSGRTEIPFELPLKPRGTKSLYETYHGVFVNIQYFIRCDIKRSFLAKDVSKSLEFIVEDKVPPKIQKESSKPVCFNIMPESLQNTRDRINVPRFCISGKLDSLHCKISEPLTGEVVIEHCEAVIKSIELQLVRVETCGCAEGYSRDATEIQNIQIGEGNVCTNLPIPIYMIFPRLFTCPTLSTSNFKVEFEVNLIVIFEDDYLVTENFPIILSRY; this comes from the exons atgacaaTAAACATCGATATCAAATTAAAGCGAGCtagtaaaatatatcatgAAGGG GAAATAGTAGCTGGTTTTATATTGCTACAAACTAATTCTGACGTTAAACATGATGGAATATTCTTAAGTATGGAAGGTTCGGTCAATTTACAGCTTAGTTCGAAGAATTTTGGCATTTTTGAAGCATTTTACAATTCTGTAAAG CCAATACAATTAGTTCAATATACTTTAGACGTTGCTCCGAGTGGCAAAATACCAAGTGGTAGAACAGAAATACCATTCGAATTACCACTAAAACCTAGAGGGACTAAGTCTTTGTATGAAACTTATCATGGAGTTTTTGTAAATATCCAATATTTTATACGCTGTGATATAAAAAGAAGTTTCTTAGCAAAAGATGTAAGCAAATCGTTAGAGTTCATAGTTGAAGATAAGGTGCCTCCTAAGATACAAAAAGAGTCAAGTAAACCAGtgtgttttaatattatgccAGAATCATTGCAAAACACAAGAGATAGAATCAATGTACCTAGATTTTGCATTTCTGGGAAACTAGATTCATTGCATTGCAAGATTTCTGAACCCTTAACAGGAGAG GTGGTAATCGAACATTGTGAAGCTGTAATAAAGTCAATCGAACTGCAGTTGGTAAGAGTAGAGACATGTGGTTGTGCTGAAGGATATTCCAGAGATG ctactgaaatacaaaatatacagaTTGGCGAAGGAAATGTTTGTACAAATTTACCTATAccaatatatatgatattccCACGGTTATTTACATGTCCTACATTAAGCACGAGTAATTTTAAAGTCG aATTTGAAGTGAATTTGATCGTAATATTTGAAGATGATTATTTAGTTACGGAAAATTTCCCCATAATATTATCAAGATACTAG
- the LOC139993447 gene encoding protein mono-ADP-ribosyltransferase PARP16-like, producing MDSASKKQTFHNDKEKKKSNPNQRKSLDQGICKESELDLSYTIRLDSTNQEDVEKKVQCLKHVLEKDLRGADLKWSLFVAACNTYRYDTCLKPFPPMYIKNECKDIEALRRAIEVIPPLAVILKALSESDAYEKYGMAIDLLQWVLVRLRDPYIKSIKKENYDLILRKVPSEMPVVAPNLIFQVTSTKQSTSEDRWKTIAQGHTTFYAYHGSRLENFHSIIHYGLQQSMCKKSLFGKGIYLSSELGISFPYSPVGYGWGGSVLGSEMSCIALCEIINHTDVKTGDSDDARSLASDSINGRVPNKYYLVTNSELVRVRYLLIYSQQVQAARCINDKGLLAWFKQHKLLTFVLGYVVLLASVGLTHNKQVEKYYKLFAQKVGLE from the exons ATGGATAGCGCAAGCAAGAAACAAACCTTTCACAATgataaagagaagaaaaaatctAACCCCAATCAAAGGAAAAGTTTGGATCAAGGGATTTGTAAAGAATCTGAGTTAGATTTATCATATACAATTCGATTGGATTCCACAAATCAGGAAGATGTCGAAAAAAAAGTTCAGTGTCTAAAACATGTATTGGAGAAAGACCTAAGAGGAGCTGATTTAAAATGGTCCCTATTTGTAGCAGCTTGCAATACATATCGCTATGATACTTGTTTAAAACCATTTCCAccaatgtatataaaaaatgaatgcAAAGACATTGAAGCTTTG AGAAGAGCTATAGAAGTAATTCCCCCATTGGCTGTAATATTAAAAGCATTATCAGAATCAGATGCatatgaaaaatatggaaTGGCTATAGATCTATTACAGTGGGTTTTAGTGCGCTTGAGAGATCCTTATATAAAAagcattaaaaaagaaaat TATGACTTGATATTGAGAAAAGTACCCTCAGAAATGCCTGTAGTTGCaccaaatttaatattccaaGTCACAAGTACAAAACAATCTACTTCAGAAGACAGATGGAAAACAATTGCTCAAGGCCACACAACATTTTATGCTTATCATGGTAGTCGACTAGAGAACTTTCATTccattatacattatggtcTACAACAGAGTATGTGTAAG aagtCATTATTTGGTAAAGGAATATATCTTTCGAGTGAATTAGGTATAAGTTTTCCATATAGTCCGGTTGGCTATGGGTGGGGAGGTAGTGTATTAGGAAGTGAAATGAGCTGCATAGCTTTAtgtgaaattattaatcataCAGATGTAAAAACTGGAGATTCAG ATGATGCTAGAAGTTTAGCATCAGATTCCATAAATGGAAGAGTtccaaataaatattatttggtAACAAATAGTGAATTGGTAAGGGTACGATACCTCCTTATTTACAGTCAACAAGTTCAAGCAGCAAG ATGTATTAACGATAAAGGATTATTAGCATGGTTTAAAcaacataaattattaacatttgtGCTTGGTTATGTGGTGCTGCTGGCTTCAGTTGGACTGACTCATAATAAAcaagttgaaaaatattataaattatttgctcAAAAAGTTGGACTGGagtaa